In Pseudomonas sp. FP1742, the DNA window GACCTTGCTCACCACCGGAGATGACCTTGACCGACTTGAGGATCTCGTCGTTGGAGAACAGCATGCGACCGAGGGTGCCGCGAACCAGTTGCTCGCCGCCCTGGGTCCATTGGCCCATCCAGTCGAACAGGTTGCAATCTTCTTCGAAGTCGTGCGCGTGGTCCTGGGCGTAGTAGCCCAGCTCTGCGGCGTCGGTCCACTTCACGGTGCCGGCATCCGGAGTCAGTTCGTTGACCAGGGTGCGCAGCAGGGTGGTTTTGCCGATACCGTTCGGGCCGATGATCGCCACGCGCTCCCCAGCTTCAACCTGGAAGCTGAAGTCCTTGAACAGAGTCTTGCCGTCGAAGCCTTTGGCCATGCGCTCAACGATGACCGCCTGACGGTGCAGCTTCTTGGTTTGTTCGAAACGGATGAACGGGCTCACACGGCTCGAAGGCTTGACTTCGGCCAGTTGGATCTTGTCGATCGCCTTCGCGCGGGAAGTGGCTTGCTTGGCTTTCGAGGCGTTGGCCGAGAAGCGGCTGACGAACGATTGCAGTTCCGAGATCTGCGCTTTCTTCTTGGCATTGTCCGACAGCAGTTGCTCGCGGGACTGGGTCGCCACGGTCATGTACTCGTCGTAGTTGCCCGGGAACAGGCGCAGCTCGCCGTAGTCCAGGTCAGCCATGTGGGTGCACACGCTGTTCAGGAAGTGACGGTCGTGGGAGATGATGATCATCAGGCTGGAGCGCTGGGTCAGCACGTTTTCCAGCCAGCGGATGGTGTTGATGTCCAGGTGGTTGGTCGGTTCGTCGAGCAACAGCACTTCAGGATCGGAGAACAACGCCTGCGCCAGCAACACGCGCAGTTTCCAGCCCGGCGATACTTCGCTCATCGGGCCGAAGTGCTGCTCGATGCCGATACCCAGGCCCAGCAACAGCTCGCCGGCGCGGGATTCGGCGGTGTAGCCGTCCATTTCGGCGAACTCGGTTTCCAGTTCGGCCACAGCCATGCCGTCTTCTTCGGTCATTTCCGGCAGCGAGTAGATGCGGTCGCGCTCAGCCTTGACCTTCCACAGCTCTTCGTGACCCATGATCACGGTGTCGATCACGGTGAATTCTTCGTAGGCGAACTGATCCTGACGCAATTTACCCAGACGCACGTTCGGCTCAAGCATGACCTGACCGCCGGACGGCTCGAGGTCGCCACCGAGGATTTTCATGAAGGTCGACTTGCCGCAACCGTTGGCGCCGATCAGGCCATAGCGGTTGCCAGCGCCGAATTTGACCGAAACGTTTTCGAATAGCGGCTTGGCGCCGAACTGCATCGTGATGTTAGCTGTGGAGATCAATTACTTTACCTATCAATGGGTTGCGAGCTGCGCATTTTTGGCGCGTGGGCCATGCCTGGGGCGTTTTGGAGTTTCTCCATCTCTCCCCAGTCACCGCCAGACTTCAACCGGCGCGCATAAGTCGAGAGCAGCATCTGGACGCTTGTCCAAGCTGTTGGGCAATAAAGGCGGGATTCATGCCAGACATTCCGCATATTGTCGCATAAGTGTGACGGCAGTTGTACGGCGCGCGATAACGTGTCGCCACCTTCTTCAGAGGGGGGGCATCCTCAGTGGCGCAGAAAACGCAGGGAAGCTCCTTGTCCGCACCTCAATGTTATTTTTGTTCAGCGTTGTGTTCGGGACACTGGGCGCTGCTCTGGGTAAAG includes these proteins:
- a CDS encoding ABC-F family ATPase yields the protein MISTANITMQFGAKPLFENVSVKFGAGNRYGLIGANGCGKSTFMKILGGDLEPSGGQVMLEPNVRLGKLRQDQFAYEEFTVIDTVIMGHEELWKVKAERDRIYSLPEMTEEDGMAVAELETEFAEMDGYTAESRAGELLLGLGIGIEQHFGPMSEVSPGWKLRVLLAQALFSDPEVLLLDEPTNHLDINTIRWLENVLTQRSSLMIIISHDRHFLNSVCTHMADLDYGELRLFPGNYDEYMTVATQSREQLLSDNAKKKAQISELQSFVSRFSANASKAKQATSRAKAIDKIQLAEVKPSSRVSPFIRFEQTKKLHRQAVIVERMAKGFDGKTLFKDFSFQVEAGERVAIIGPNGIGKTTLLRTLVNELTPDAGTVKWTDAAELGYYAQDHAHDFEEDCNLFDWMGQWTQGGEQLVRGTLGRMLFSNDEILKSVKVISGGEQGRMLFGKLILQKPNVLVMDEPTNHLDMESIEALNLALENYPGTLIFVSHDREFVSSLATRIIELSANGVIDFSGTYDDYLRSQGVLM